Genomic segment of Methanoculleus horonobensis:
TCCGGGGTAAGATCAATAAATTCATGCTTGGGATCGATAATGTGCCCCTTGGTCAGCGCGTACTTCGAATCTGATGGACTTGGATCTTTACGCTTGGTGAGGCCAATCTCATGGCCACCAAGGGACAGAGTCCGGGTTGCCGTACTATTGTGGATCAGGGCAACCGTCCAGTGCGTAAGTTCACCATGGGACGACCGTTTTTGAATGTAATCTTTCAGGAGTCCCGGATTTGCCTTTCTGCAAGCTTCATGTATAATATACTCATTCAGCATCCCAAGGACAGCGGGGGTTGGCACATTTTCCCAGCGAAGATGCCTTTTGGTTGAATCAGAGGGGGAGGGACTGCCCAGACTTCGGATAAACTGATCGATCGCATTCAGATTATTTCTGAGAGTAACTGGATCTCTGTGGAAGAATACCGTTTCAATAAGGGAATTACCGTAAGATACGTTCATTACCGTCCCGTTCCGCATTTTATTAGCAGCGGTGATCAGCAGCCCGTCAGGATGTGTCCGGACACGGAGGCCGTAATCGGACGGAGTGCCGTTCAGGGTTGCCATATAGTCGAATTCACTCCGCAACTCCTCGGACGCGAGATTGATATGCTGATACCATTCGACCAGATCCCGGGATGTGTAGAGCCGGCAGAGATCGATATAGCCCGGGCGGAAACCAAACCACCGCCCCATCTGCATCAGTGTGTCGTACATCTTTGATGCCCGGAGGTAGTAACTGACGCTGAGCCCTTCCAGCGTCAGCCCCCGGGAAAGTTTGTCCCCGCCGATTGCAATAGCGCTCAGCCCGTCAGGATACTCGTTATAATCTAGGGCATCCTTTGCCGTCCCGTTGATCAGTTTGACCTGGATCCGGGCTGCAGCATCATACAGATATGACTGCACCTCATGCCATGTCACTTCGGTTATCAGTGGATCGCTAATCTGCTGCAGAACAGAACATGTCGTCGGAACATAGTCCGAATCCCAGAGATCCTTCATCTCCCCATAGATCCCCTCCGGGGACAGAGGATCAGTATATTCCAGCTGACGGCGCAACCGATTCAGTTCATCGTTGACCCGTCTCCCGACCTCTTTCTGAACATTAGTGTACCGGGTTACGTGGACCAGCATTGAGTTATGATTTTTCTGTTCACCGCGGGCTCTCCGGACAGCACATGAGAGGATGAAGGATTTTAACGCCTTCTTCAGGGATTCCGGGAGCTTCCCGGGGATGTGATCCTTTCCATGATCATCGGGGATGAACTTCCGGTAGTCATCGATTTTCCTGATTATCTGAAGATCGCTCCGGCTTTCCGCATCGTTCTCCCCGTTCCGGGAGAACCCGAAGATCTGCGACGGACCGATGTAATTTGGTGGTGGCGGGAGGTTTATGATGAAATCCCGAGGAAAGAGATCTTCACCGTGGGTCGTGGTCTCCCCCTCCGGGTAGATGAAAATATTGGCAAACGGTGTCGCGGTGTAACCCACATATGCACTCTTCTCAAAATGGCTCAGGAGAGCGCGTATTTTACCATTTATCGCACTGACGTCGTAATCATCAAGCGGAAGTCCGTTTTCGTCCCGTGGAATAGTTGTTGTGTTCACCGATGCATTATCCGCTTCATCATCGATGACGAGAAGGGGAATACCGTGTACAATTTTCTTCAGGGTATGGGAGTTTTCGTGCCCTCTGATATTAACAGCCCAGTTGATAAGATTTGCAAGAACAGATTTGTTCTTCTTGACGACAAGCAGAATGGGATCACTGCCCCCGAGCATTACCCCGGCCTGGGACGCGATTTTCCGGTTGAAGTCACCCTTATCTGCACTGCTGGTCAGAGAGTGAACTGTGATGAATTCCTCTCCTGGCAGCCTTCCGACACCAATCCGGAGATTTTGATGGTCAAAAGCACGATTCAGCTGAGTATCAAATCCGAGGAACCCTTGGTCAAGACGCAGTTGGGTCTGGCTTCGCAGACTCTTGTGCATACCGGCAAGAACAATAATAAGTCTGTATCCTGCATCGGCCGCTTTACAGATAAGCCCTGTATAATTTGCGGTCTTTCCTGACTGGACGTGCCCGACCACCATCCCACGGCGATCCCATGCTCCCTCCCGCTGCGGTTCTTCAAGCCGCTCAAGCACCCGATCGGTGAGATCGTCGAGAGTCATGATGCTCTGCTCGGAGAATCCTTTCTCCTCCATCAGATAGCGTTCGTACCGCTTCCAGAACTTCCATTCAATCTGGCTTTTTCTGTATGGTAGCCAGACGGTGTGATTCTTCTTTTCTTCCAGTATAGTTGCCGTGCCCCGCCAGACCTCACACCGGGACTCAATATCTCTGATCAGCCGATCTCTGTCCACAGAGTCCTGTTTCCCTTCTGCATGAAGCATCGCAAGGACAAGGTCTGCCTTCTTCTGAATGATTTCCGGGGTAGGACACGGTTCCCCTTTCAGCATAACAAGAACGAGCGAAACCGCCTCATCATACGCATCTGCCATTATCTTTCCTCCAGTGATTCGAAAAATGCTGATATATACTCAGGATAATCGCAGAAGGGTTCCATCCGAGCAAGCCTTTTCTCCGCCTCGGCAGCAGGGACTCCGGAATGTCTCATGGATAACCAGATCTCATTCATTACAGCACGAAGCTCCTCTGACGGACAGCCTTCGAAGGGACGGCGAAGTTTGTCAGGATTTTCTGTATTGTTTACGATAATTGTCGGGATCGGGACAGTTTCTTCAATCAGTTTCAGCATTGCCTCGATATTTTTCCTGTTATCAGCAGAGTTGGCGAGGGTGGCGGCAACAAGGGGGTGACTGCGGTTGACAGTGTAGAAGTATGTACCCTCCCTGACATTCGTATTCCACGGAAATACAAAATCCTCAGCAGCCTGACGCTCAATCACCTTTCCCCGGTGTCGGTACACCGCCGTGGCACGTTCGATCGTCAAACGGGCAATACGTTTGAAGTCTTCGCGGAGGTGAGCAGGAGGGCGGGCAACGGATTTTCTGACATCAATCTTCCAGTCTTCGTCCATTGTATTGGGGATATCCACGATTATCCGGGCAAGTTTTGTATGCGCTTCCTTCCGGAATCCGAGGCCGAGCCAGTCCCCGGCAACAATGAGGCGGTTATTACGATAGATGTAAAATCCCTGGCGGGCGTTCCAGCCCCCTGGTCCGCCTGCGGCCTCATATATCCGGTCGCTCAACTTTGATCGGTAAGGAAGAACAAACGGGCGGACAGTGATTTTTTTTCCTGAATGATTGAGAGGTTCTTCGGGAAGGAGCTGTGTTGCGGGGTGATTCCTGAGAAACGGATCCCACGGTGAAAGCGGGTGGTTATTGATAAAGATTTTCAGAAAATTCGGGCTCTCAAGGAATCGGTGAAATACCATGCCAAGATGACTTTTGACCGTATCAATGTACTCATAAAAGAGGTTCTCACGCCGTGAATCATCCTTCTCAGCCCCTCGGACCAGACGATCTATCTGCTCCCATAAAACGATTGTACCACTTTTCCCGGTTTCGAGGGCCGAGAAGATACTGTTACTATCCCGTGGATCCACCTTCTTTAATCGCCACTCGCCGCACTGGTTTACATAATCGAGATCCCAGATCCGGATAGCCGGTTCGTGTCCAGCGGCTTTCGATCCGACGGAGAGCTTCCGGCACTGTGAAAATGATGCGGTCTTCAGACCCAGTCCGAACCGGCCCAGATCGGCCGGGTCGCGGTCTTCCAACGGATTCCTGCTCCCCGGCCGCATAGCGGTAACCAGCCCGTCCTCGGCCATCCCACAGCCGTCGTCCATAATGGCAATGGTGGACTGCTCTCCATGCCATGAAAACTGAATGTGGATGTTGCGGGCACCTGCGGTAATACTGTTATCGACGATATCAGCGATCGATGCCTCAAGGCTGTAACCGAATGACCGTAACGATTCAATCAGCGCGCCAGGATCTGGGTTTACTACATCAAATGCGTCTGATATGGTGGAATTCATGCTAAGTCATTTCCTGGTGGCGCTGATCCGGAAAGGACAGCTCCCGTAATCGGAAATGACATGCAATGAAGATTAAATCTTTTGATCCTGATTTCAGACTTTGTCGAGCAGGATCTTGATTTCCCGTGCGATCCCCCTGGCCATCAGCGGAGGGACTGCGTTTCCAACCTGGACATACTGTGCCGTTCTCGGGCCTTCGAAGAGATAATTGTCAGGGAATGATTGGAGGCGAGCAGCTTCTCGCACCGTAAGGGAGCGTGCCTGCCTGATGTCCGGATGGATAAAATAGTGCCCGTCTTTAGAAAGATGAGCAACGACCGCATG
This window contains:
- a CDS encoding Z1 domain-containing protein is translated as MADAYDEAVSLVLVMLKGEPCPTPEIIQKKADLVLAMLHAEGKQDSVDRDRLIRDIESRCEVWRGTATILEEKKNHTVWLPYRKSQIEWKFWKRYERYLMEEKGFSEQSIMTLDDLTDRVLERLEEPQREGAWDRRGMVVGHVQSGKTANYTGLICKAADAGYRLIIVLAGMHKSLRSQTQLRLDQGFLGFDTQLNRAFDHQNLRIGVGRLPGEEFITVHSLTSSADKGDFNRKIASQAGVMLGGSDPILLVVKKNKSVLANLINWAVNIRGHENSHTLKKIVHGIPLLVIDDEADNASVNTTTIPRDENGLPLDDYDVSAINGKIRALLSHFEKSAYVGYTATPFANIFIYPEGETTTHGEDLFPRDFIINLPPPPNYIGPSQIFGFSRNGENDAESRSDLQIIRKIDDYRKFIPDDHGKDHIPGKLPESLKKALKSFILSCAVRRARGEQKNHNSMLVHVTRYTNVQKEVGRRVNDELNRLRRQLEYTDPLSPEGIYGEMKDLWDSDYVPTTCSVLQQISDPLITEVTWHEVQSYLYDAAARIQVKLINGTAKDALDYNEYPDGLSAIAIGGDKLSRGLTLEGLSVSYYLRASKMYDTLMQMGRWFGFRPGYIDLCRLYTSRDLVEWYQHINLASEELRSEFDYMATLNGTPSDYGLRVRTHPDGLLITAANKMRNGTVMNVSYGNSLIETVFFHRDPVTLRNNLNAIDQFIRSLGSPSPSDSTKRHLRWENVPTPAVLGMLNEYIIHEACRKANPGLLKDYIQKRSSHGELTHWTVALIHNSTATRTLSLGGHEIGLTKRKDPSPSDSKYALTKGHIIDPKHEFIDLTPEQHHEALQMMQADPDRKIRPKKDGDPANPTNLTDPSGPYIRKIRSPQRGLLLIYPLDPEPPKVEVPVMGLAFSIPDSPKDVKIEYKVNNIYWEQEFGS
- a CDS encoding ATP-binding protein; amino-acid sequence: MNSTISDAFDVVNPDPGALIESLRSFGYSLEASIADIVDNSITAGARNIHIQFSWHGEQSTIAIMDDGCGMAEDGLVTAMRPGSRNPLEDRDPADLGRFGLGLKTASFSQCRKLSVGSKAAGHEPAIRIWDLDYVNQCGEWRLKKVDPRDSNSIFSALETGKSGTIVLWEQIDRLVRGAEKDDSRRENLFYEYIDTVKSHLGMVFHRFLESPNFLKIFINNHPLSPWDPFLRNHPATQLLPEEPLNHSGKKITVRPFVLPYRSKLSDRIYEAAGGPGGWNARQGFYIYRNNRLIVAGDWLGLGFRKEAHTKLARIIVDIPNTMDEDWKIDVRKSVARPPAHLREDFKRIARLTIERATAVYRHRGKVIERQAAEDFVFPWNTNVREGTYFYTVNRSHPLVAATLANSADNRKNIEAMLKLIEETVPIPTIIVNNTENPDKLRRPFEGCPSEELRAVMNEIWLSMRHSGVPAAEAEKRLARMEPFCDYPEYISAFFESLEER